One genomic region from Phragmites australis chromosome 1, lpPhrAust1.1, whole genome shotgun sequence encodes:
- the LOC133924292 gene encoding laccase-12-like — MATSYLLPCSVLVTVLALFSIDVAQGAIREYQFDVQMTNVTRLCSSKSIVTVNGQCPGPTIFAREGDLVVVRVVNHVPYNMSIHWHGIRQLRSGWADGPAYITQCPIQSGQSYVYKFTITGQRGTLWWHAHISWLRATVYGPIVILPELGVPYPFPAPHKEVPLMFGEWWTADTEAVISQALQTGGGPNVSDAFTINGLPGPLYNCSAKDTFKLKVQPGKTYMLRIINAALNDELFFSIAGHPLTIVDVDAVYVKPFTVETIIITPGQTTNVLLTTKPSYPGATYYMLAAPYSTAASGTFDNTTVAGILEYEDPRSPSPAAFNKNLPVLKPTLPQINDTSFVANYTAKLRSLATAQYPANVPQEVDRRFFFTVGLGTHPCAVNGTCQGPNGSRFAASISNVSFVLPTTALLQSHFTGKSKGVYSSNFPAAPLMPFNYTGTPPNNTNVANGTKLVVLPYGTNVELVMQGTSILGAESHPLHLHGFNFFVVGQGFGNFDPVNDPAKFNLVDPVERNTAGVPAAGWVAIRFRADNPGVWFMHCHLEVHVSWGLKMAWLVLDGDRPNEKLLPPPSDLPKC; from the exons ATGGCTACCTCCTACCTTCTCCCTTGCTCTGTCCTCGTCACTGTGCTCGCGCTGTTCTCCATCGACGTGGCGCAGGGCGCCATCAGGGAGTACCAGTTCGAT GTGCAAATGACGAACGTGACGCGGTTGTGCAGCAGCAAGAGCATCGTGACGGTAAACGGCCAGTGCCCGGGGCCGACGATCTTCGCGAGGGAGGGCGACCTCGTCGTCGTTCGGGTCGTCAACCACGTCCCCTACAACATGAGCATCCACTG GCACGGCATCCGGCAGCTGCGGAGCGGGTGGGCGGACGGGCCGGCGTACATCACGCAGTGCCCGATCCAGAGCGGGCAGAGCTACGTGTACAAGTTCACCATCACCGGGCAGCGCGGCACGCTGTGGTGGCACGCGCACATCTCCTGGCTCCGCGCCACCGTCTACGGCCCCATCGTCATCCTCCCCGAGCTCGGCGTGCCCTACCCGTTCCCCGCGCCGCACAAGGAAGTCCCCCTCATGTTCGGTGAGTGGTGGACGGCGGACACGGAGGCGGTGATCAGCCAGGCTCTCCAGACCGGTGGAGGCCCCAACGTCTCCGATGCTTTCACGATCAATGGCCTCCCTGGGCCGCTCTACAACTGCTCTGCAAAAG ACACGTTCAAGCTGAAGGTGCAACCCGGGAAGACGTACATGCTCCGGATCATCAACGCTGCACTCAATGACGAGCTCTTCTTCTCCATCGCCGGCCACCCGCTCACCATCGTCGACGTCGACGCGGTCTACGTCAAGCCCTTCACTGTcgagaccatcatcatcaccccGGGCCAAACCACCAACGTGCTCCTCACCACCAAGCCGTCCTACCCAGGCGCGACCTACTACATGCTGGCTGCGCCCTACTCCACGGCGGCGTCCGGGACCTTCGACAACACCACCGTTGCCGGCATCCTCGAGTACGAGGACCCCAGGTCCCCCTCCCCCGCGGCCTTCAACAAGAACCTTCCGGTGTTAAAGCCGACCCTGCCGCAGATCAACGACACGAGTTTCGTCGCAAACTACACGGCCAAGCTCCGCAGCCTCGCCACCGCGCAGTACCCAGCCAACGTGCCGCAGGAGGTGGACAGGCGGTTCTTCTTCACGGTTGGGCTCGGCACGCACCCGTGCGCCGTGAACGGGACGTGCCAGGGGCCCAACGGCAGCCGGTTCGCGGCGTCCATCAGCAACGTCTCCTTCGTGCTCCCGACGACGGCGCTGCTGCAGTCGCACTTCACCGGCAAGTCCAAGGGGGTGTACTCGTCCAACTTCCCTGCCGCGCCTCTGATGCCGTTCAACTACACGGGGACGCCGCCGAACAACACGAACGTGGCCAACGGGACCAAGCTGGTCGTGCTCCCGTACGGCACCAACGTGGAGCTGGTGATGCAGGGCACGAGCATCCTCGGCGCCGAGAGCCACCCGCTGCACCTGCACGGCTTCAACTTCTTCGTGGTCGGGCAAGGGTTCGGCAACTTTGACCCTGTGAACGACCCGGCCAAGTTCAACCTCGTCGACCCCGTCGAGCGGAACACCGCCGGTGTGCCGGCAGCCGGGTGGGTGGCCATCCGATTCCGTGCAGACAATCCAG GGGTATGGTTCATGCATTGCCACTTGGAAGTTCACGTCAGCTGGGGCCTGAAAATGGCATGGCTGGTGCTGGACGGAGACCGCCCCAACGAGAAGCTTCTGCCTCCGCCGTCCGATCTCCCCAAGTGTTAG
- the LOC133924301 gene encoding ATP-dependent zinc metalloprotease FTSH 3, mitochondrial-like: MHPRSLLRPRLAGNPSTCRHERSLAEDASASAAANRRLVGLSPSHGEKAARRDRGAARGSGRTLGHARLCPPSHAPLAIAAMSLSSLSRALVRSARSSRPRQGSLLEGYAGLRAAPPMPGTDGGGLGFVRSYLTSALGSRATAATGAGKVGDWRFLLVSSQFRRLFSDGSDKNYKKYHPKEKQEKPTGDESDKSDSKKDSDSKDKWNFQEDVVKKFQEFLAPLLFLGLMLSSLPHGLSTQEISFQEFKNKLLEPGLVDHIVVSNKSVAKVYVRSSPSSNQSQDGDIHITTSHLPGRETPSRYKYYFNIGSVDSFEEKLEEAQEALGRDPHDYIPVTYTSEINWFQELMKFAPTVFLVGLIYMAGKRLQGGFSIGGGPGGGARGIFNIRKAQVTKMDKNSKNKVFFKDVAGCDEAKQEIMEFVHFLKNPKKYEELGAKIPKGALFVGPPGTGKTLLAKATAGESDVPFLSISGSEFMEMFVGVGPSRVRNLFQEARQCAPSIVFIDEIDAIGRARGRGGFSGGNDERESTLNQLLVEMDGFGTTSGVVVLAGTNRPDILDKALLRPGRFDRQISIDKPDIKGRDQIFHIYLKKLKLDKEPSFYSQRLAALTPGFAGADIANVCNEAALIAARSGDTLITTQHFEAAIDRVIGGLEKKNKVISKLERRTVAYHESGHAVAGWFLEYAEPLLKVTIVPRGTAALGFAQYVPNENLLMTKEQLFDMTCMTLGGRAAEEVLIGKISTGAQNDLEKVTKMTYAQVAVYGFSEKVGLLSFPQREGGVEMSKPYSSQTASIIDTEVREWVAKAYEKTVDLIKTHKEQVAQIAELLLEKEVLHQDDLVRVLGERPFKTVEPTNYDRFKQGFQDEESDKSAEVSDADPSSLGNVVPM, translated from the exons ATGCATCCGCGATCCCTGCTACGCCCTCGATTGGCGGGGAACCCTTCAACGTGTCGACACGAACGAAGCTTAGCGGAGGACgcgtccgcctccgccgccgccaaccGCCGTCTCGTTGGTTTGTCACCCTCCCACGGGGAAAAAGCAGCACGACGCGATCGCGGGGCGGCGCGGGGATCCGGCCGGACCTTAGGGCACGCTCGCCTTTGCCCTCCTTCCCATGCCCCCCTAGCCATCGCCGCCATgagcctctcctccctctcccgcgCCCTCGTCCGGTCCGCGCGCTCCTCCCGGCCGCGGCAG GGTTCTCTGCTCGAGGGGTATGCCGGGCTCCGCGCGGCGCCGCCGATGCCAGGCACTGATGGCGGCGGATTGGGGTTTGTGCGCAGCTACTTGACGTCGGCGCTGGGGAGCCGAGCCACGGCGGCTACCGGCGCGGGGAAGGTCGGGGACTGGAGGTTCCTTCTCGTCAGCTCGCAGTTCCGGCGGCTGTTCTCCGATGGGTCCGACAAGA ATTACAAGAAGTACCATCCAAAGGAGAAGCAGGAGAAACCGACGGGGGATGAGAGTGACAAGTCTGACTCCAAAA AGGATTCCGATTCAAAAGATAAGTGGAATTTCCAGGAGGATGTTGTCAAAAAATTCCAAGAATTCCTTGCTCCTCTACTTTTTCTTGGCCTAATGTTATCATCCTTACCCCATGGTTTATCTACACAGGAG ATAAGCTTCCAGGAATTCAAGAACAAGTTATTGGAACCAGGGTTAGTTGACCACATTGTTGTTTCAAACAAATCAGTTGCAAAAGTTTATGTCAGGAGTTCACCCTCAAGCAACCAAAGCCAGGATGGTGATATCCATATCACAACCAGTCATCTTCCTGGCAGAGAGACTCCTAGCAGATACAAGTATTACTTTAACATTGGAAGCGTCGACTCCTTTGAAGAGAAGTTAGAAGAGGCCCAGGAAGCATTGGGGAGAGATCCACATGATTATATTCCAGTTACTTATACTTCTGAAATAAATTGGTTCCAGGAACTGATGAAGTTTGCACCAActgtttttcttgttggattAATTTATATGGCGGGGAAAAGGTTGCAAGGTGGATTTAGTATTGGGGGTGGTCCTGGGGGAGGAGCTCGTGGTATTTTCAATATTAGAAAAGCTCAAGTGACAAAGATggacaaaaattcaaaaaacaag GTGTTCTttaaggatgtagctggttgtGATGAAGCGAAACAAGAAATAATGGAATTTGTGCATTTCCTTAAAAATCCCAAGAAATATGAAGAATTAGGAGCTAAAATACCAAAGGGTGCTCTTTTTGTGGGCCCCCCTGGTACAGGAAAAACGCTACTTGCTAAAGCTACCGCAGGAGAATCTGATGTGCCCTTCTTGTCTATTTCTGGTTCAGAGTTCATGGAGATGTTTGTTGGTGTTGGACCATCTAGGGTGCGGAACCTATTTCAAGAAGCTCGACAATGTGCACCCAGTATTGTATTCATTGATGAAATTGATGCGATTGGTCGTGCAAGGGGGCGTGGGGGATTTTCTGGTGGAAATGATGAGCGTGAAAGCACATTGAATCAGTTGCTTGTAGAGATGGATGGATTTGGAACAACGTCTGGAGTTGTTGTTCTTGCTGGTACCAACAGACCTGACATCCTAGATAAGGCTTTGCTTAGACCAGGAAGATTTGATCGTCAGATAAGTATTGATAAACCAGACATAAAGGGACGTGATCAAATATTTCACATTTACCTTAAAAAGCTTAAACTAGACAAGGAGCCATCATTTTATTCTCAAAGATTAGCAGCTTTGACACCTGGGTTTGCTGGGGCTGATATTGCCAATGTTTGTAATGAGGCCGCTTTGATTGCTGCAAGAAGTGGGGACACACTGATTACAACCCAGCATTTTGAAGCTGCGATTGACAGGGTTATTGGAGGtttggagaagaaaaataag GTTATTAGCAAGCTGGAGCGCCGAACTGTTGCATACCATGAATCTGGTCATGCTGTAGCTGGATGGTTTTTGGAGTATGCAGAGCCACTCCTTAAAGTTACAATTGTTCCTCGTGGAACAGCTGCTTTAGGATTTGCTCAGTATGTCCCAAACGAGAATCTTTTGATGACAAAAGAGCAGCTTTTTGACATGACATGCATGACACTAGGTGGCAGAGCTGCAGAGGAG GTTTTGATTGGGAAGATCTCTACTGGTGCTCAAAATGACCTGGAGAAGGTTACTAAGATGACTTATGCCCAGGTTGCAGTATATGGCTTTAGTGAAAAGGTTGGGCTTCTTTCCTTCCCTCAAAGGGAGGGTGGTGTTGAAATGAGCAAGCCATATAGCAGCCAGACCGCGTCCATCATTGACACTGAGGTGAGGGAATGGGTGGCTAAGGCCTATGAAAAAACTGTTGATCTGATAAAAACACACAAAGAGCAGGTTGCGCAAATTGCAGAGCTGCTGCTTGAGAAGGAGGTCCTCCACCAAGATGATCTAGTTCGGGTACTGGGGGAACGGCCATTTAAGACTGTCGAGCCAACAAATTATGATCGTTTCAAACAAGGTTTCCAGGATGAAGAGAGCGACAAGAGTGCTGAAGTCTCCGATGCTGATCCATCATCCCTGGGCAATGTTGTGCCGATGTAA
- the LOC133924310 gene encoding WRKY transcription factor WRKY28-like isoform X2, with protein MDVLQADPAADGVGIWPVDFDEQLISELLTDEGLLGALPAGDSEHCSCDTGAAAAPAPCNSGGGGDSSSTARAAEHELPQPAAVNRVLCSVYSGPTIRDVEKALSSRPYPSTGRRYSSQDSCGVASRAPESKYATKVRSCGGKTPSDGFKWRKYGQKSIKNNLHPRSYYKCTSYQCGAKKHVEKSIDDPEMLIVTYEGLHQHGPQPLFPGRQWASMDLSVVAAARKAKAPTPTSADALADDGGGSGGAADGLRPPSQTCDAEARGVGVAGKLWGRENGRAEDAGSWDGGSTASVPAPQPATVLPCVLPPTTWSCPDFYSLWSPEPLLL; from the exons ATGGATGTGCTGCAAGCTGATCCGGCCGCCGACGGCGTGGGCATCTGGCCGGTCGATTTCGACGAGCAGCTCATAAGCGAGCTCCTCACGGATGAAGGCCTCCTCGGCGCCCTGCCGGCCGGCGACTCGGAGCACTGCTCGTGTGACACGGGGGCGGCAGCTGCTCCCGCGCCGTgcaacagcggcggcggcggcgatagCAGCAGCACCGCGCGCGCGGCTGAGCACGAGCTGCCGCAGCCGGCGGCGGTGAACAGAGTTCTGTGCTCGGTGTACTCCGGCCCGACGATCCGGGACGTCGAGAAGGCGCTGTCGTCGCGGCCGTATCCCTCGACCGGCCGCCGCTACAGCTCTCAGGATTC GTGCGGAGTGGCGAGTCGAGCGCCGGAGAGCAAGTACGCGACGAAGGTGAGGAGCTGCGGCGGCAAGACGCCCAGCGACGGGTTCAAGTGGAGGAAGTACGGGCAGAAGTCCATCAAGAACAACCTTCACCCCAG GAGCTATTACAAGTGCACCAGCTACCAGTGCGGCGCCAAGAAGCACGTGGAGAAGTCCATCGACGACCCGGAGATGCTCATCGTCACGTACGAGGGGTTGCACCAGCACGGCCCGCAGCCGCTCTTCCCGGGCCGCCAGTGGGCGTCGATGGACCTGTCCGtagtggcggcggcgaggaaggcCAAAGCGCCCACGCCGACGTCAGCCGACGCTCTCGCAGACGACGGCGGAGGAAGCGGCGGCGCGGCCGACGGGCTACGACCACCAAGCCAAACATGCGACGCGGAGGCGCGAGGAGTGGGCGTTGCTGGCAAGCTGTGGGGCCGTGAAAACGGACGCGCGGAGGACGCGGGCTCCTGGGACGGCGGCTCCACCGCTTCCGTGCCGGCACCGCAACCTGCTACGGTGTTGCCTTGTGTCTTGCCGCCTACGACCTGGTCATGCCCTGATTTCTACTCCCTGTGGTCCCCGGAACCTCTGCTTCTGTAG
- the LOC133924310 gene encoding WRKY transcription factor WRKY28-like isoform X1, producing the protein MDVLQADPAADGVGIWPVDFDEQLISELLTDEGLLGALPAGDSEHCSCDTGAAAAPAPCNSGGGGDSSSTARAAEHELPQPAAVNRVLCSVYSGPTIRDVEKALSSRPYPSTGRRYSSQDSGRCGVASRAPESKYATKVRSCGGKTPSDGFKWRKYGQKSIKNNLHPRSYYKCTSYQCGAKKHVEKSIDDPEMLIVTYEGLHQHGPQPLFPGRQWASMDLSVVAAARKAKAPTPTSADALADDGGGSGGAADGLRPPSQTCDAEARGVGVAGKLWGRENGRAEDAGSWDGGSTASVPAPQPATVLPCVLPPTTWSCPDFYSLWSPEPLLL; encoded by the exons ATGGATGTGCTGCAAGCTGATCCGGCCGCCGACGGCGTGGGCATCTGGCCGGTCGATTTCGACGAGCAGCTCATAAGCGAGCTCCTCACGGATGAAGGCCTCCTCGGCGCCCTGCCGGCCGGCGACTCGGAGCACTGCTCGTGTGACACGGGGGCGGCAGCTGCTCCCGCGCCGTgcaacagcggcggcggcggcgatagCAGCAGCACCGCGCGCGCGGCTGAGCACGAGCTGCCGCAGCCGGCGGCGGTGAACAGAGTTCTGTGCTCGGTGTACTCCGGCCCGACGATCCGGGACGTCGAGAAGGCGCTGTCGTCGCGGCCGTATCCCTCGACCGGCCGCCGCTACAGCTCTCAGGATTC TGGCAGGTGCGGAGTGGCGAGTCGAGCGCCGGAGAGCAAGTACGCGACGAAGGTGAGGAGCTGCGGCGGCAAGACGCCCAGCGACGGGTTCAAGTGGAGGAAGTACGGGCAGAAGTCCATCAAGAACAACCTTCACCCCAG GAGCTATTACAAGTGCACCAGCTACCAGTGCGGCGCCAAGAAGCACGTGGAGAAGTCCATCGACGACCCGGAGATGCTCATCGTCACGTACGAGGGGTTGCACCAGCACGGCCCGCAGCCGCTCTTCCCGGGCCGCCAGTGGGCGTCGATGGACCTGTCCGtagtggcggcggcgaggaaggcCAAAGCGCCCACGCCGACGTCAGCCGACGCTCTCGCAGACGACGGCGGAGGAAGCGGCGGCGCGGCCGACGGGCTACGACCACCAAGCCAAACATGCGACGCGGAGGCGCGAGGAGTGGGCGTTGCTGGCAAGCTGTGGGGCCGTGAAAACGGACGCGCGGAGGACGCGGGCTCCTGGGACGGCGGCTCCACCGCTTCCGTGCCGGCACCGCAACCTGCTACGGTGTTGCCTTGTGTCTTGCCGCCTACGACCTGGTCATGCCCTGATTTCTACTCCCTGTGGTCCCCGGAACCTCTGCTTCTGTAG